A portion of the Brevundimonas pondensis genome contains these proteins:
- the dapA gene encoding 4-hydroxy-tetrahydrodipicolinate synthase, whose protein sequence is MTAPLFKGVITALITPLRDGNVDEGAFEKLLERQIAAGVHGVVPVGTTGESATLRMDEHKRVIEQCVNIAAGRVRVIAGAGSNATHEAIELSAFAKEVGADATLVVTPYYNKPSQEGMIAHFETISDAVQIPMILYNVPSRCGVDLSNESVAHLANNPNIVGIKDATSDISRVSWMRSHINGPFDLISGDDATWLGYAASGGVGVISVTSNVAPEAMVAMYDAVAAGDYATARTWQDRLIDLHKALFLDNSPSPAKYALAKLGLCSVEVRQPLSLTRDAVKPAIDQAMAAAGVA, encoded by the coding sequence ATGACCGCCCCCTTGTTCAAGGGCGTGATCACCGCCTTGATCACACCTCTTCGTGACGGAAACGTGGACGAAGGGGCTTTTGAAAAACTCCTGGAACGTCAGATCGCCGCTGGCGTCCATGGCGTGGTGCCGGTCGGTACGACCGGCGAAAGCGCCACCCTGCGCATGGACGAGCACAAGCGCGTCATCGAGCAGTGCGTGAACATTGCGGCCGGTCGCGTACGTGTCATCGCCGGCGCCGGATCGAACGCCACGCACGAGGCTATCGAGCTGTCGGCCTTCGCCAAGGAAGTCGGCGCCGACGCGACCCTGGTGGTCACGCCCTATTACAACAAGCCCTCGCAGGAGGGCATGATCGCTCACTTCGAGACGATCTCTGACGCCGTTCAGATCCCTATGATCCTGTACAACGTCCCGAGCCGCTGCGGCGTTGATCTGTCGAACGAGTCGGTCGCGCATCTGGCGAACAATCCGAACATCGTCGGCATCAAGGACGCCACCAGCGACATCTCGCGGGTCAGCTGGATGCGGAGCCATATCAACGGTCCCTTTGACCTGATCAGCGGCGATGACGCCACCTGGCTGGGCTATGCGGCCAGCGGCGGCGTGGGCGTGATCTCGGTCACATCCAACGTCGCGCCGGAAGCCATGGTCGCCATGTATGACGCGGTCGCGGCCGGCGACTACGCCACGGCGCGGACCTGGCAGGACCGACTGATCGACCTGCACAAGGCGCTGTTCCTCGACAACTCGCCGTCGCCGGCCAAGTACGCCCTGGCCAAGCTGGGTCTATGCAGCGTTGAAGTTCGTCAGCCCTTGTCTCTGACCCGCGACGCCGTGAAGCCCGCTATTGATCAAGCGATGGCGGCGGCCGGAGTCGCCTGA
- a CDS encoding lytic transglycosylase domain-containing protein → MIATTVAAALAILTPPTQDVLNSTPAPYASSQNGVISGQDMALFQQGLASARARDVIGTQSIMSRISDPTARKLVEWALVDTSDKQLSYADLARAQTDLANWPRGDSRRAAGERALNMANASPDTVLAFFNSTAPTTAEGAIALAGALEQKGQRREAQALIRDWWRTRSFEEAQQSAIANRWSGWLNTDDHVTRLNMLLLGPHGPATRAMVTMVPADRQAVANAVTALRTAYSPDAIVAGLSPAVANDPAVVLERVRLLRSAGRQSEAFPLLSALPAAPSHKEGQDTLWSERRNYFLDALQQGNPRAAYAAMNGHGFPSGERKVDAEFFAGWVALTKLNDPAAAAQHFEILRNSSSTPITQGRALYWLGRAAEARGDRAGAQAWYKAGAEHWQTFYGQLAAEKAGITTLTLPGEPAPTPEDVNRFEGNEVVRATRILGAAGEKTLMRVFAYHLDDTLPSPYDLTQLFDLMQGYGDQFGSMMVGRAASQRGFVMPERMYPVRMPPQTSGAAPLEFTLAITRQESSFDPLARSHADARGMMQLLPATGQGVARRMGIGYSAEQLWDPDANMRLGSYHLGELINNFGGSPLLATVGYNAGPARPPQWVARCGDPRSRQVDPIDFIECAPFTETRNYMMRVMENMQVYRARLNGGSAPLTPSADLARGTPPNNGPRAYQP, encoded by the coding sequence ATGATCGCGACGACCGTGGCCGCCGCCCTGGCGATTCTGACTCCGCCGACCCAGGACGTGCTGAACAGCACGCCTGCGCCCTATGCCTCCAGTCAGAATGGCGTCATCAGCGGCCAGGACATGGCCCTGTTCCAGCAAGGTCTCGCCTCGGCCCGCGCCCGCGACGTGATCGGCACGCAGTCGATCATGAGCCGCATTTCCGACCCCACGGCCAGGAAGCTGGTCGAATGGGCCCTGGTCGACACCTCGGACAAGCAGCTTTCCTACGCCGATCTGGCCCGCGCCCAGACCGACCTCGCCAACTGGCCGCGCGGTGATTCGCGCCGGGCCGCAGGCGAACGCGCCCTGAACATGGCCAACGCCTCGCCCGACACGGTCCTTGCCTTCTTCAACAGCACGGCCCCGACGACCGCCGAGGGCGCCATCGCCCTGGCCGGTGCTCTGGAGCAGAAGGGCCAGAGGCGCGAAGCTCAGGCCCTTATCCGCGACTGGTGGCGCACCCGTTCCTTCGAAGAGGCCCAGCAGTCCGCCATCGCCAATCGCTGGAGCGGCTGGCTGAACACCGACGACCACGTCACGCGCCTCAACATGCTGTTGCTCGGCCCGCACGGCCCGGCGACGCGCGCCATGGTCACTATGGTCCCCGCCGACCGTCAGGCCGTGGCCAACGCCGTCACGGCCCTCCGCACCGCTTATTCGCCCGACGCCATCGTCGCTGGCCTGTCGCCTGCCGTCGCCAACGATCCCGCCGTGGTGTTGGAACGGGTGCGTCTGCTACGCTCGGCCGGTCGCCAGTCCGAGGCCTTCCCCCTGCTGTCCGCCCTGCCCGCCGCGCCTTCGCACAAGGAAGGCCAGGACACGCTGTGGAGCGAGCGCCGCAACTACTTCCTGGACGCCCTGCAGCAGGGCAATCCCCGCGCCGCCTACGCCGCCATGAACGGCCACGGCTTCCCCTCGGGCGAACGCAAGGTGGACGCCGAGTTCTTCGCTGGCTGGGTCGCCCTGACCAAGCTGAACGACCCGGCCGCCGCCGCCCAACATTTCGAGATCCTGCGCAACAGTTCCTCGACCCCCATCACCCAGGGCCGCGCCCTTTATTGGTTGGGACGCGCCGCCGAGGCCCGCGGTGACCGGGCCGGCGCTCAGGCTTGGTACAAGGCAGGCGCCGAACACTGGCAGACCTTCTATGGCCAGCTCGCCGCCGAGAAGGCCGGGATCACCACCCTGACCCTGCCCGGCGAACCCGCCCCGACGCCTGAGGACGTCAACCGCTTCGAAGGCAACGAAGTCGTCCGCGCCACGCGGATCCTGGGCGCGGCGGGCGAGAAGACCCTGATGCGGGTCTTCGCCTATCACCTCGACGACACCCTGCCCTCGCCCTACGACCTGACCCAGCTGTTCGACCTGATGCAGGGCTATGGCGACCAGTTCGGCTCCATGATGGTCGGCCGCGCCGCCAGCCAGCGCGGCTTCGTCATGCCCGAGCGGATGTATCCCGTGCGGATGCCGCCCCAGACCTCCGGCGCCGCGCCGCTGGAATTCACCCTGGCCATCACCCGCCAGGAATCCAGCTTCGACCCGCTGGCCCGCTCGCACGCCGACGCGCGTGGCATGATGCAGCTTCTGCCCGCCACGGGTCAGGGCGTGGCGCGCCGCATGGGCATCGGCTACTCGGCGGAACAGCTCTGGGATCCCGACGCCAATATGCGCCTGGGCAGCTATCATCTGGGCGAACTGATCAACAACTTCGGTGGTTCGCCCCTGCTGGCGACGGTCGGCTACAACGCCGGTCCGGCCCGCCCGCCGCAATGGGTGGCCCGCTGCGGCGATCCACGCAGCCGACAGGTCGATCCCATCGACTTCATCGAATGCGCCCCCTTCACCGAAACGCGCAACTACATGATGCGGGTGATGGAGAATATGCAGGTCTATCGCGCCCGCCTGAACGGCGGCTCAGCCCCGCTGACCCCCTCCGCCGACCTGGCGCGCGGCACGCCGCCCAACAACGGTCCGCGCGCCTATCAGCCTTGA
- a CDS encoding ABC transporter ATP-binding protein produces the protein MSALLELDGVVARMGAATVLDGVSLSVAAGELVALCGPNGAGKSSAVRAALGLTTLQGGVAKLGGEDVRRLSERERGARAAYLPQERHIAWNLPALEVAALGAPFLSGAAALDRARAALDEVGAGHLAERGVAEMSGGERARVLLARALVVQAPLLLADEPIAGLDPDAQLLVLERLRARADAGGGVLVSLHDLTLAARIADRVVVLNAGRVVADGPPVEALSSAVLRAAFHLDGRWVEAEDGPLLAARRIAQG, from the coding sequence GTGAGCGCCTTGCTGGAATTGGACGGCGTCGTGGCGCGCATGGGCGCGGCCACGGTGCTGGACGGGGTCAGCCTGTCGGTTGCGGCGGGTGAGCTGGTGGCCCTGTGCGGGCCGAACGGGGCGGGCAAGTCCAGCGCTGTGCGGGCGGCTCTGGGCCTGACGACCTTGCAAGGCGGAGTGGCCAAACTGGGCGGCGAAGACGTGCGGCGTCTGTCCGAGCGCGAACGCGGAGCGCGGGCGGCCTATCTGCCGCAGGAACGGCACATCGCCTGGAATTTGCCGGCGCTTGAGGTCGCGGCGTTGGGCGCGCCCTTCCTGTCGGGGGCTGCGGCGTTGGACAGGGCCAGGGCGGCGCTGGACGAGGTCGGGGCCGGGCATCTGGCCGAACGCGGCGTGGCCGAGATGTCCGGCGGCGAGCGGGCGCGGGTGCTGCTGGCGCGGGCGCTGGTGGTTCAGGCGCCCTTGCTGCTGGCGGATGAGCCCATTGCTGGGCTGGACCCAGATGCGCAGCTTCTGGTGCTGGAGCGGTTGCGGGCGCGGGCAGATGCGGGCGGGGGCGTGCTGGTCAGCCTGCATGACCTGACTCTGGCGGCGCGGATCGCAGATCGCGTGGTCGTGCTGAATGCCGGCCGGGTGGTTGCGGACGGACCGCCGGTCGAGGCCCTGTCGTCCGCCGTGCTGCGCGCAGCTTTCCATCTGGATGGACGCTGGGTGGAGGCAGAAGACGGGCCGCTGTTGGCGGCCCGCCGCATAGCTCAAGGCTGA